From Legionellales bacterium, the proteins below share one genomic window:
- the rpmG gene encoding 50S ribosomal protein L33: MREKVKMVSTESSYYYTTMKNKRNTTEKLRMKKYDPVVRKHVVFEEGKIK; the protein is encoded by the coding sequence ATGCGTGAAAAAGTAAAAATGGTTTCTACCGAAAGCAGTTATTATTACACCACAATGAAAAATAAACGTAATACCACGGAAAAATTGCGGATGAAAAAATACGATCCCGTTGTTCGCAAGCATGTTGTCTTTGAAGAAGGCAAAATTAAATAA
- the rpmB gene encoding 50S ribosomal protein L28, which translates to MSRVCQVTGKRPQVGNNVSHANNKTKRRFLPNLHTHRIWVESEKRFVKLTVSSHGLRIIDKRGIDVVLKELRDRGEVK; encoded by the coding sequence ATGTCCAGAGTATGTCAAGTTACGGGTAAACGCCCGCAAGTGGGTAATAATGTGTCCCACGCTAACAACAAGACCAAACGTCGGTTTCTTCCTAACCTGCACACCCATCGTATCTGGGTTGAAAGTGAAAAACGTTTTGTAAAATTGACCGTAAGCTCACATGGCCTACGGATTATCGATAAACGCGGTATCGATGTAGTGTTAAAAGAACTACGCGACCGTGGTGAAGTGAAATAA